A part of Paenarthrobacter sp. A20 genomic DNA contains:
- a CDS encoding NAD(P)/FAD-dependent oxidoreductase produces the protein MVEQYDVVVVGGGAAGLSAAVTLGRALRSVLVIDAGEPRNAPAAGVHGFLSRDGINPMELLALGRAEARQYGADLVDGIAVAARTTADPGSGAELAFEVDLADGRTVAARRLLVSTGLVDKLPDIDGIRERWGRDVLHCPYCHGWEVRNKAIGILGSVPMALHQALLFRQWSPNITLFLNDIVEPTEEEWEQLAARSITVVDGKVRSLDVTDDVLSGVVLASGKMIPVEAVVTGPRLQARSAVLESLGIASVVHPMGVGTHVEVTPQGATSMPGVWAAGNVSDLTGQVMASAASGVMAGAAINADLMVEETRLAVDAARLSALSR, from the coding sequence ATGGTCGAGCAATACGACGTCGTAGTGGTGGGAGGTGGCGCAGCTGGGTTAAGTGCGGCGGTCACCCTGGGGAGGGCATTGCGCTCGGTCCTGGTCATCGACGCCGGCGAGCCCAGGAATGCGCCGGCGGCCGGGGTGCACGGTTTCCTGTCCCGGGATGGCATCAATCCCATGGAACTGCTGGCGCTCGGACGCGCTGAGGCGCGGCAGTATGGGGCCGACCTCGTGGACGGCATCGCAGTTGCAGCGAGGACGACGGCGGATCCCGGCTCAGGCGCGGAGCTCGCGTTCGAGGTGGACTTGGCCGATGGCCGGACCGTGGCCGCACGCCGCCTGCTGGTCAGTACCGGGCTGGTAGACAAACTGCCCGACATCGATGGCATCAGGGAGCGCTGGGGAAGGGATGTTCTGCACTGCCCCTACTGCCACGGCTGGGAGGTCAGGAACAAGGCGATTGGAATTCTGGGTTCGGTGCCCATGGCGCTGCACCAGGCCCTGCTCTTCCGCCAGTGGAGCCCCAACATCACCCTGTTCCTGAACGACATTGTGGAGCCGACGGAAGAGGAATGGGAACAACTTGCTGCCCGTTCCATCACGGTGGTGGACGGCAAGGTGCGGTCCCTGGACGTGACCGATGACGTCTTGTCCGGCGTTGTCCTGGCATCAGGGAAAATGATCCCCGTGGAAGCTGTCGTTACAGGGCCTCGACTACAGGCGCGCTCGGCCGTGCTGGAATCGCTGGGCATCGCATCAGTGGTTCACCCGATGGGCGTGGGGACCCATGTCGAGGTGACGCCACAGGGCGCGACGTCGATGCCGGGTGTGTGGGCGGCGGGCAACGTCTCCGACCTCACCGGTCAGGTGATGGCGTCGGCAGCTTCGGGCGTCATGGCAGGGGCAGCCATCAATGCCGATCTGATGGTTGAGGAGACGAGGTTGGCTGTGGATGCGGCCCGACTCTCAGCCTTGTCACGATAA
- a CDS encoding amidohydrolase, with translation MTIDLEKLYKDLHAHPELSFQETRTAGIAAGYLEDLGFTVHRNIGKTGVVGVLENGPGPVVMLRADMDALPVKEATGLDYASTAVGVDHEGRDMPVMHACGHDVHVSCLVGAVEVLAAQRDEWQGTLIALFQPAEEWGGGAETMVAAGLYDVVPKPDVVLGQHVAPFPAGWFGMRTGVTMASADSLNITLHGRGGHGSRPETTIDPVLMAAATTVRLQGIVSRELAASDSAVVTVGQIHSGTKNNIIPETATLGLSVRTFSDATRDKILGSIERIAKGEATASGAPKEPEVHFEERFPLTVNDEDATGKVSAAFKAKFGETQIIDPGPVSGSEDVGVLATAAGAPLVFWFLGGSEPSLFKEFAATGRLPEDIPSNHSPYFAPVIQPTLTRGTEALVTAAREFLAIPS, from the coding sequence ATGACCATTGACCTCGAAAAGCTCTACAAGGACCTGCACGCCCATCCGGAGTTGTCGTTCCAAGAGACCCGAACCGCCGGGATCGCCGCGGGTTATCTTGAAGACCTCGGATTCACGGTTCACCGCAATATCGGAAAGACCGGGGTTGTTGGTGTTCTGGAGAATGGACCCGGACCGGTGGTGATGCTCAGGGCAGACATGGATGCGTTGCCGGTCAAGGAAGCAACGGGTTTGGACTATGCGAGCACGGCTGTGGGTGTTGATCATGAGGGCAGGGACATGCCGGTCATGCACGCTTGTGGCCATGACGTGCATGTGAGTTGCCTTGTTGGCGCGGTGGAGGTCCTGGCCGCGCAGCGTGATGAGTGGCAAGGCACCCTGATAGCCCTCTTCCAGCCGGCAGAAGAATGGGGCGGCGGGGCGGAAACCATGGTTGCCGCTGGGTTGTATGACGTGGTGCCGAAACCCGACGTCGTCCTAGGCCAGCACGTGGCCCCTTTCCCTGCCGGATGGTTCGGCATGCGTACCGGCGTCACCATGGCGTCCGCCGATTCCCTCAACATCACTTTGCATGGACGAGGGGGGCACGGATCGCGCCCGGAGACCACTATTGATCCAGTATTGATGGCTGCTGCAACCACTGTCAGGTTGCAGGGCATCGTCTCACGTGAACTCGCAGCCAGCGACTCCGCGGTGGTGACCGTTGGGCAGATTCACTCAGGGACAAAGAATAACATCATCCCGGAAACGGCAACTCTGGGCCTCAGCGTCCGTACCTTCAGTGACGCCACCAGGGATAAGATCCTCGGTTCAATTGAACGCATTGCCAAGGGGGAAGCCACAGCTTCAGGTGCTCCCAAGGAACCGGAAGTTCATTTCGAAGAACGGTTCCCACTGACAGTCAACGACGAAGATGCCACCGGGAAGGTGTCCGCAGCCTTCAAGGCAAAGTTTGGCGAAACACAGATTATCGACCCCGGACCGGTGTCCGGGAGCGAGGACGTGGGAGTCTTGGCCACCGCTGCCGGTGCTCCGCTGGTGTTCTGGTTCCTGGGTGGCTCTGAGCCTTCCTTGTTCAAGGAATTCGCCGCAACAGGTCGCCTTCCCGAGGACATTCCGTCGAATCACTCGCCATACTTTGCACCAGTTATCCAGCCAACGCTGACGCGAGGGACGGAAGCCCTGGTGACGGCTGCCCGAGAGTTCCTGGCCATTCCGTCCTAG
- a CDS encoding cyclodeaminase/cyclohydrolase family protein, producing MRDSEPVTTQQSTVEEWTKALAEATGSPGGGAGTGVMLSIAASLTSMVAGYTQAEEAQHEQLGDIHARAHALRQAALQLADDDASASNAFGAAFRLDPGPERDAAIHQASVDAAEASGVLGKRAIEAIEDLGWLASKGNPALIADVVVGFGALRAAIAGARTNVSFDLASLTSAGTTLQEVGEQHPELWNTVTRLSDALDRIDELTAGVDPKAAPTEAV from the coding sequence ATGAGGGATTCAGAACCAGTCACCACTCAGCAATCCACCGTGGAGGAGTGGACCAAGGCCTTGGCGGAAGCAACCGGTTCGCCGGGCGGGGGTGCCGGGACCGGCGTCATGCTCTCCATCGCGGCCTCGCTGACGTCCATGGTCGCCGGATACACCCAGGCGGAGGAGGCCCAGCATGAACAGCTCGGTGACATCCACGCCCGGGCCCATGCACTTCGCCAAGCTGCGCTTCAATTAGCCGACGACGACGCGTCCGCCTCCAACGCTTTCGGCGCCGCCTTCCGCCTCGACCCCGGTCCGGAACGCGACGCCGCGATTCATCAGGCCTCCGTCGATGCTGCCGAGGCTTCAGGCGTCCTGGGGAAGCGAGCCATCGAGGCCATCGAAGACCTGGGCTGGCTCGCTTCCAAAGGGAACCCGGCGCTGATCGCCGATGTCGTTGTGGGCTTTGGAGCCCTCCGTGCAGCCATAGCCGGAGCCAGAACCAACGTGAGCTTCGACCTCGCGTCCTTGACCTCGGCCGGCACCACGCTCCAGGAAGTTGGGGAACAGCATCCAGAGCTTTGGAATACGGTGACCCGACTCAGTGACGCCCTCGACAGAATCGACGAACTCACCGCTGGAGTCGACCCAAAAGCGGCGCCGACCGAAGCTGTCTAG